The Streptobacillus ratti genome has a window encoding:
- a CDS encoding DNA alkylation repair protein, with amino-acid sequence MDKVKEFLFSKQELGYREFSAKLIPTVKIENIVGVRMPELKKIVKTLSKEDKEKYLNNLPHEYMEEYHIHMYLLNEEKDINRLIENTEKVLPFIDNWATCDIGIGKISKKYPEIIEKKVYEWLKSKHEYTVRFAVTTLRTNFIKENFNENHLKVLSEIQTDEYYINMAIAWYLCECYIRHEKEVLYYLEKNMIVNDWVHNKAIQKMKESLKIDKDKKIYLNTLKRK; translated from the coding sequence ATGGATAAAGTAAAAGAATTTCTTTTTTCTAAGCAAGAACTAGGTTATAGGGAGTTTAGTGCTAAACTTATACCAACAGTAAAAATAGAAAATATAGTTGGAGTAAGGATGCCAGAACTTAAAAAAATTGTAAAAACTCTATCAAAAGAAGATAAAGAAAAATATTTAAACAATCTTCCACATGAATATATGGAAGAGTATCATATACATATGTATTTATTAAATGAAGAGAAAGATATAAATAGACTAATAGAAAATACAGAAAAAGTTTTACCTTTTATTGATAATTGGGCAACTTGTGATATAGGGATAGGGAAAATATCTAAAAAATATCCTGAGATTATAGAAAAAAAGGTTTATGAATGGTTAAAATCTAAACATGAATATACTGTTAGATTTGCTGTAACAACCTTAAGAACTAATTTTATAAAAGAAAACTTTAATGAAAATCATTTAAAAGTATTATCAGAAATACAAACAGATGAATATTATATAAATATGGCAATAGCTTGGTATCTATGTGAATGCTATATAAGGCATGAAAAAGAAGTTCTATATTATTTAGAAAAAAACATGATAGTAAATGATTGGGTACATAATAAAGCCATACAAAAAATGAAAGAAAGCTTAAAAATAGATAAAGATAAAAAGATATATTTAAATACTTTAAAAAGAAAATAA
- a CDS encoding ATP-binding cassette domain-containing protein, translating to MKETLLKVENLSISFEQYGRGLKKFTTTPIKDLNIEIKKGEILAIVGASGSGKSLLAHAIMDILPPNATINGKILYNNEILNKEKIKEYRGEKIAFIPQSVNYLDPSMKVKNQIKIGLRNISCEEKTKLQEKLFEQFELNKEDGELYPYQLSGGMLRRVLFATSIKDNTELIIADEPTPGIHQAVLDKVLKQLRDFANSGISVILITHDIISAIKIADRITVFKDGETIETVPSTFFSGNGENLKEEYSKKLWNSLPQNKFLEVK from the coding sequence ATGAAAGAAACATTGTTAAAAGTAGAAAATTTATCTATTTCTTTTGAACAATATGGTAGAGGATTAAAAAAATTTACTACTACACCCATTAAAGATTTAAATATTGAAATAAAAAAAGGTGAAATATTAGCCATTGTAGGTGCAAGTGGATCAGGTAAGAGTTTATTAGCTCATGCAATTATGGATATATTACCTCCTAATGCCACTATAAATGGAAAAATTTTATATAACAATGAAATTTTAAACAAGGAAAAGATAAAAGAATACAGGGGTGAAAAGATAGCTTTTATTCCACAATCAGTAAATTATTTAGATCCATCAATGAAAGTTAAAAATCAAATAAAGATTGGATTAAGAAATATAAGTTGTGAAGAAAAAACAAAATTACAAGAAAAATTATTTGAACAATTTGAATTAAATAAAGAAGATGGAGAATTATATCCCTATCAATTATCTGGTGGAATGTTAAGAAGAGTTTTATTTGCAACAAGTATAAAAGATAATACCGAACTTATAATAGCTGATGAGCCAACTCCAGGTATACATCAAGCTGTACTAGATAAAGTTTTAAAACAATTAAGAGATTTTGCAAATTCTGGAATTAGTGTAATACTTATTACACATGATATAATTTCTGCCATAAAAATAGCAGATAGAATTACTGTTTTTAAAGATGGAGAAACAATTGAAACAGTTCCAAGTACATTCTTTAGTGGTAATGGTGAAAATTTAAAAGAAGAATATTCAAAAAAATTATGGAATTCATTACCTCAAAATAAGTTTTTGGAGGTTAAATAA
- a CDS encoding sugar O-acetyltransferase, with translation MTEREKLEHGFWYDANYDKELLDKRIEAESLCFSLNQTNPKEIEKREDIMKNLLPNKGKDITILSPFYTDYGYNCVIGDFTFINHNAYLMDCATIKIGTHCFIGPNCGMYTAIHPLLANERNKGLEKAKPITIGDNVWIGADVTILPGVTIGSNSVIGAKSIVTKDIPDSVIAIGNPCKVLRKITEQDSIVNELLSEENKIK, from the coding sequence ATGACAGAACGTGAGAAATTAGAACATGGATTTTGGTATGATGCAAATTATGATAAGGAATTACTAGATAAAAGAATAGAAGCTGAATCACTATGTTTTTCTCTTAATCAAACAAATCCAAAAGAAATAGAAAAACGAGAAGATATTATGAAAAATCTGTTACCGAACAAAGGGAAAGACATTACTATATTATCTCCTTTTTATACAGATTATGGATATAACTGTGTTATTGGAGATTTTACATTTATTAATCATAATGCTTATCTTATGGATTGTGCAACTATTAAAATTGGAACTCATTGTTTTATTGGTCCCAATTGTGGTATGTATACAGCAATTCATCCATTACTTGCAAATGAAAGAAACAAAGGATTAGAAAAAGCCAAACCTATAACTATTGGAGATAATGTGTGGATTGGAGCAGATGTTACCATACTTCCTGGTGTAACTATAGGCTCAAATTCTGTAATTGGAGCTAAAAGTATTGTTACAAAAGATATTCCAGATAGTGTTATTGCAATAGGAAATCCATGTAAGGTATTACGTAAAATTACAGAACAAGATAGTATTGTAAATGAACTCTTAAGTGAAGAAAATAAGATAAAATAA
- a CDS encoding ABC transporter substrate-binding protein: protein MKKYLSLLMSTLLVLLLFACSVKKEDESKIRNRKGRATNELVISMGSRITEFDPKDGFGTHNETHILYSSLLKRTADLEIVGDLAKSYEISDDGLMWTFDLHDNFKFSNGEVVTADDVKFTYEMLKNDGRNWDLTFIDKIEALSKTKVIFTLKEPRSTFASSQLIEIGILPKAHYNENFKKNPIGSGPYRLVEYKPNEQAIFEVNPHWHGEEPHFKKWTWVLLDENTALAALESEDVDVIYATPEFADKKINGVSLFDIPSNDVRGLSLPYQKKGVIESSPKGYPVGNDITSDPAIRKALNVGLDRQKVIDTVLNGHGKPAYSIVDDMPFWNPDSIIKTNDPEMAKKILDDAGWKVGTDGIRERNGVKAEFDLYYATKDQLRTNIAIEAANQAKDLGINIKLVGSDWEEIITKIHEVSVLYGGGRLNPVPLYDSYHPNLIHKLWGNVTFYNNPKVTEYLDKAIKSANLEDANKYWKLAQWDGETGLSIKGDLPNVWLVRINHTYLGDSRINVGKQGIHSHGHAWGLIANINEWTWEENNK, encoded by the coding sequence ATGAAAAAATATTTATCACTTTTAATGAGTACTCTATTAGTATTATTACTATTTGCATGCTCAGTTAAAAAAGAAGATGAATCTAAAATTAGAAATAGAAAGGGGAGAGCTACTAACGAACTTGTAATTTCAATGGGTTCAAGAATAACTGAATTTGATCCAAAAGACGGTTTTGGTACACACAATGAAACACATATATTATATAGTTCATTACTTAAAAGAACAGCAGATTTAGAAATTGTTGGCGATTTAGCAAAAAGTTATGAAATATCTGATGATGGTTTAATGTGGACATTTGATTTACATGATAACTTTAAATTTTCAAATGGAGAAGTTGTAACTGCTGATGATGTTAAATTTACATATGAAATGTTAAAAAATGACGGTAGAAATTGGGATTTAACATTTATAGATAAAATAGAAGCACTAAGTAAAACTAAGGTAATCTTTACTTTAAAAGAACCTAGATCTACTTTTGCTTCATCTCAATTAATAGAAATTGGGATTCTACCTAAGGCTCATTACAATGAGAATTTCAAAAAAAATCCTATAGGTTCTGGTCCATATAGATTAGTAGAATACAAACCAAATGAACAAGCTATTTTTGAAGTAAATCCACATTGGCATGGTGAAGAACCACATTTTAAAAAATGGACATGGGTTTTATTAGATGAAAATACAGCACTTGCTGCACTTGAATCAGAAGATGTAGATGTAATTTATGCAACACCTGAATTTGCAGATAAAAAAATTAATGGGGTTAGCTTATTTGACATACCATCAAATGACGTGCGTGGATTATCTCTACCTTATCAAAAAAAGGGAGTTATTGAAAGTTCTCCTAAAGGATATCCAGTTGGAAATGATATTACTAGTGATCCAGCTATAAGAAAGGCACTTAATGTAGGATTAGATAGACAAAAAGTTATTGATACTGTATTAAATGGACATGGTAAACCTGCATATTCTATTGTTGATGATATGCCATTCTGGAATCCTGATTCTATAATTAAAACTAATGATCCTGAAATGGCTAAGAAAATTTTAGATGATGCTGGTTGGAAAGTTGGTACAGATGGAATTAGAGAAAGAAATGGTGTAAAAGCTGAATTTGACTTATACTATGCAACAAAAGATCAATTAAGAACTAATATTGCAATAGAAGCTGCAAACCAAGCCAAAGATTTAGGAATAAATATTAAACTTGTAGGTAGTGATTGGGAAGAAATTATAACAAAAATACATGAAGTTTCTGTTTTATATGGTGGTGGAAGACTTAATCCAGTTCCATTATATGATTCATATCACCCAAATTTAATACATAAATTATGGGGAAATGTAACTTTCTATAACAATCCAAAAGTTACTGAATATTTAGATAAGGCTATTAAGAGTGCAAATCTTGAAGATGCAAATAAATATTGGAAACTTGCTCAATGGGACGGAGAAACTGGTTTATCAATAAAAGGAGATTTACCTAATGTTTGGCTAGTTAGAATAAACCATACTTATTTAGGAGATAGCAGAATTAATGTTGGTAAACAAGGAATACATAGTCATGGACATGCTTGGGGATTAATAGCAAATATTAATGAATGGACATGGGAAGAAAACAATAAATAA
- a CDS encoding ABC transporter permease — MKLDARIKVVMSIAFSIFIIALILILNIALSDEGLKTNHVIRNLPPTRNFIFGTDSLGRNMFVRTIKGLNFSLLIGILGATISVSIAVTLGIISATSNKKIDLIIMWFVDLFIGMPHIIFMILISFSVGKGAKGIIIATAITHWPALTRVIRNEVYSIKNSEYILLSKNMGKSKLFIIKKHILPIIFPQIFIGFVLLFPHIILHEASMTFLGFGLSVQQPSIGIILSEAAKHISLGNWWLVVLPGISLILLVKCFDNIGESLRILNNPQTRYL; from the coding sequence ATGAAATTAGATGCAAGAATAAAAGTAGTTATGTCAATCGCATTTTCTATATTTATAATAGCTCTTATATTAATATTAAATATAGCTTTAAGCGATGAAGGATTAAAAACAAATCATGTTATAAGAAATTTACCTCCTACACGTAATTTCATATTTGGAACAGACTCTTTAGGGAGAAATATGTTTGTTAGAACTATAAAAGGTTTAAACTTTTCTTTATTAATAGGAATATTAGGTGCAACAATAAGTGTAAGTATAGCTGTTACTCTAGGAATAATATCAGCTACAAGTAATAAAAAAATTGATTTAATAATAATGTGGTTTGTAGATTTATTTATAGGTATGCCACACATTATTTTCATGATTTTAATATCTTTTTCTGTTGGAAAAGGTGCTAAAGGTATTATTATTGCCACAGCTATAACTCATTGGCCTGCATTAACAAGGGTAATTAGAAATGAAGTTTATAGCATTAAAAATTCAGAATATATTTTACTTTCAAAAAATATGGGTAAAAGTAAATTATTTATTATTAAAAAACATATTTTACCTATAATATTCCCTCAAATTTTCATAGGTTTTGTATTATTGTTCCCACATATCATATTACATGAAGCATCTATGACATTTTTAGGTTTTGGACTATCAGTTCAACAACCATCTATAGGAATAATTCTATCAGAGGCTGCTAAACATATTTCACTTGGAAATTGGTGGTTAGTTGTTCTGCCAGGAATTTCATTAATATTATTAGTAAAATGCTTTGATAATATAGGGGAATCATTAAGGATTTTAAATAATCCTCAAACAAGATACTTATAA
- a CDS encoding ABC transporter permease, with amino-acid sequence MNKKYIVFIFKKLLRLIFLLFGVSILSFILLKYSPVDPVLASVDYDVSLTKEQYDKIAEYYGLNKSIFTQYFIWLKNFITGNWGNSLIYSKPVIEIVRNRAMASFALMGISWVLSGVIGFILGTLSAFKLGKIFDKIIKIFSFIQASVPTFWMGLIFLLIFSAQLKWFPIGLSSPIGVISTEVSFIEKIRHLILPAFTLSILGIANVTLHTREKMIDVLNSEYVTFAKARGENDFEIFKNHCIRNAITPAITLHFSYFGELFGGSVLAEQVFSYSGLGSTLTQAGLKGDSPLLLAIVIIGAVFVFLGNMLSDILNKILMPNLRR; translated from the coding sequence ATGAATAAAAAATATATAGTTTTTATTTTTAAAAAACTTTTACGATTAATATTTTTACTTTTTGGAGTTTCTATTCTTTCTTTTATTTTACTTAAATATTCACCAGTAGATCCTGTATTAGCAAGTGTTGATTATGACGTGAGTTTAACAAAAGAGCAATATGATAAAATAGCTGAATATTATGGATTAAATAAATCTATATTTACTCAATATTTCATATGGCTTAAAAATTTTATAACAGGAAATTGGGGAAATTCATTAATATATAGTAAGCCCGTTATAGAAATTGTTCGTAACAGAGCAATGGCTTCATTTGCTCTAATGGGTATATCATGGGTCTTATCAGGAGTTATAGGGTTTATTTTAGGTACTCTTTCTGCATTTAAATTAGGTAAAATATTCGATAAAATTATAAAAATATTTTCATTTATACAAGCAAGTGTACCTACTTTTTGGATGGGACTTATATTTCTACTTATATTTTCTGCACAATTAAAGTGGTTCCCAATAGGATTATCTTCTCCTATAGGGGTTATAAGTACTGAAGTTTCTTTCATTGAAAAAATAAGGCATTTAATACTTCCAGCATTCACATTAAGTATACTTGGGATTGCAAATGTTACACTACATACAAGAGAAAAGATGATAGATGTATTAAATAGTGAATATGTAACTTTTGCAAAAGCAAGGGGTGAAAATGATTTTGAAATATTTAAAAATCATTGTATAAGAAATGCAATAACACCAGCAATAACATTACACTTTTCATACTTTGGAGAACTATTTGGTGGTTCTGTACTGGCTGAACAAGTATTTTCATATTCTGGACTTGGTTCTACATTAACACAGGCTGGCTTAAAGGGAGATAGTCCTCTTCTTTTAGCAATTGTTATTATTGGAGCAGTATTTGTATTTTTAGGTAATATGTTATCTGATATATTAAATAAGATTTTAATGCCAAATTTAAGGAGGTAA
- the ylxM gene encoding YlxM family DNA-binding protein — protein MKEIEEYIKYSILFIYYKELFSEKQKKYLSAYLEEDNSLTEIAEAFNVSRQAVFDNIKRGCKQLDKYEKLLGVMEREENLIMNLKWLRDNFSKENLDKIIMEYEEGAN, from the coding sequence ATGAAAGAGATAGAAGAATATATAAAATACTCAATTTTATTCATATACTATAAGGAACTATTTTCTGAAAAACAGAAAAAATATTTATCTGCATATTTAGAGGAGGATAATTCATTAACAGAAATAGCAGAAGCTTTTAATGTAAGTAGACAGGCAGTTTTTGATAATATTAAAAGAGGCTGTAAACAGTTAGATAAGTATGAGAAGTTACTTGGAGTTATGGAAAGAGAAGAGAACTTAATAATGAATTTAAAATGGCTAAGAGATAATTTTTCAAAGGAAAATTTAGATAAAATAATAATGGAATATGAAGAAGGAGCAAATTAA
- a CDS encoding ABC transporter ATP-binding protein, with product MSLKVKDLGFCYEKDKWIFKDLNFELKQGEILGIFGYSGCGKTSLAKVLSDFQNPTCGEVIIDDRAYQDNSFREVQLIYQHPEKIMNPLWQMKDILNESYEPDQELLELFGIKDEWLNRYPIELSGGELQRFSIVRAFNPKVKYLIADEMTTMLDGVTQEFIWKNFLKIVKERNIGLIIISHEKDIIEKICDKCLYMDTNTIVDIKKGK from the coding sequence ATGTCATTAAAAGTTAAAGATTTAGGCTTTTGCTATGAAAAAGATAAATGGATATTTAAAGATTTAAATTTTGAACTTAAACAAGGAGAAATTCTTGGAATTTTTGGTTATAGTGGTTGTGGTAAAACAAGTCTAGCTAAGGTGTTATCAGATTTTCAAAATCCAACATGTGGTGAAGTTATTATAGATGATAGGGCTTATCAAGATAATTCTTTTAGAGAAGTACAGTTAATTTATCAGCACCCAGAAAAAATAATGAATCCATTATGGCAAATGAAAGATATACTTAATGAAAGTTATGAACCAGACCAGGAATTATTAGAACTTTTTGGAATTAAAGATGAATGGTTAAATAGGTATCCTATAGAACTATCTGGTGGAGAATTACAAAGATTTTCTATTGTTAGAGCTTTTAATCCAAAGGTAAAATATTTAATAGCTGACGAGATGACAACCATGTTAGATGGTGTTACACAGGAATTTATATGGAAAAATTTTCTTAAGATTGTAAAAGAGAGAAATATAGGGCTTATTATAATAAGTCATGAGAAAGATATCATAGAGAAGATTTGTGATAAATGTTTATATATGGATACTAATACTATAGTAGATATTAAAAAAGGAAAATAA
- the brnQ gene encoding branched-chain amino acid transport system II carrier protein, translating into MRNLTNKEFRYISIMIFGLYFGAGNLIFPPFLGKESGSNAIIALIFFSITAIVFPILGVIVVSKFNGINNFSNMVGPWFTFIFTTAMYLTIGPCLSIPRNASTSFEMTIAPYVTNLDNIIYYRLIYTLIFFLIVYYLSMKPKKIVTTLGKILTPILLLLIILMFVGVLFKPFSYVAPVGDYITSPAIKGFIEGYNTIDALAGLNFGIIIVFAIKSLGIVNEKDVTKITIKAGIVAGLILFLVYFMLTYIGFATANDFPNTKTGVEILVNVVKVNYGMFSTLMLGGIFIIACLSVSIGLITSISQYFSQNYPSISYRTWAMIYILISFVLANFGLVNILKISMPILLSIYPVSLVLISLGLFSEYFDNSRLVFRLCVYVTLIFSIGMVLNKYIGNILDPLFVNLPFYSLNLGWLVPAMITFIFSIIIHKGKKIWIK; encoded by the coding sequence ATGAGGAATTTAACGAACAAAGAATTTAGATATATAAGTATAATGATTTTTGGATTATACTTTGGAGCAGGAAATTTAATATTTCCACCGTTTTTAGGAAAAGAATCAGGAAGCAATGCTATTATTGCTTTAATATTTTTCTCTATTACTGCAATAGTTTTTCCAATACTTGGAGTAATAGTTGTTTCAAAATTTAATGGAATAAATAACTTTTCTAATATGGTGGGTCCCTGGTTTACATTTATATTTACAACTGCTATGTATTTAACTATAGGACCGTGTCTTTCAATACCAAGAAATGCGTCTACATCATTTGAAATGACAATTGCTCCATATGTTACAAATTTAGATAATATAATTTACTATAGATTAATATATACTCTAATATTTTTCTTGATAGTCTATTATTTATCTATGAAACCTAAAAAAATTGTAACAACATTAGGTAAAATATTAACTCCCATTTTACTATTATTAATAATATTAATGTTCGTAGGAGTATTATTTAAGCCTTTTAGTTATGTAGCACCAGTAGGAGATTATATAACATCACCAGCTATAAAAGGATTCATAGAGGGATATAATACGATTGATGCACTAGCAGGATTAAATTTTGGAATAATAATAGTATTTGCAATTAAAAGTTTAGGTATAGTTAATGAAAAAGATGTTACTAAAATAACAATAAAGGCTGGAATAGTAGCTGGATTAATATTATTTTTAGTATATTTCATGCTAACATACATAGGCTTTGCTACAGCAAATGATTTTCCTAATACAAAAACAGGTGTAGAAATATTAGTTAATGTTGTAAAAGTAAATTACGGTATGTTTAGTACTTTAATGTTAGGGGGAATATTTATTATTGCCTGTTTATCTGTAAGTATTGGATTAATTACATCTATAAGTCAGTATTTTAGTCAAAATTATCCAAGTATTTCATATAGAACTTGGGCAATGATATATATTTTAATTTCATTTGTTTTAGCTAACTTTGGACTTGTTAATATATTGAAAATATCTATGCCTATATTATTATCAATATATCCAGTATCATTAGTATTAATATCACTTGGTCTATTTTCAGAATACTTTGATAACTCAAGATTAGTGTTTAGATTATGTGTATATGTAACATTAATATTTAGTATAGGTATGGTGTTAAATAAATATATAGGAAATATATTAGATCCGTTATTTGTTAATTTACCTTTTTATAGTCTTAATTTAGGTTGGTTAGTTCCAGCGATGATTACATTTATTTTTTCTATAATAATACATAAAGGAAAGAAAATATGGATAAAGTAA
- the ffh gene encoding signal recognition particle protein, whose protein sequence is MFKGLSDKLQETFKKLSGQSKITESNITEALREVRLALLEADVNYIVVKNFVKRIKEKAQGQEVIKGVNPRQQFIKIINDELIEVLGGQNTALNKATSKPTIIMLVGLQGAGKTTFAGKLAKLLKKEKNKAFLIGADVYRPAAKKQLMVLANQIGVPFYSIEDSNNVLEIVNNGLLEAKKEDADYVLIDTAGRLHVDEVLMQELQDVKSSINPTEILLVVDGMTGQDAVNVAKTFNDALDITGVVVTKLDGDTRGGAALSIKEISGKPIKYISEGEKLDDISVFHPERLASRILGMGDVVSLVEKAKDAIDEKEAREMEAKFRKNQFDFEDFLKQFKMIKRMGSLGGILKMLPGMGALGDIDLTGAEKEMKKVEAIIYSMTVEERRNPNLLKVSSRKTRIAKGSGTDVTQINKLLKQFEQMKQMMKMFNSGNIPGFGQIGKKR, encoded by the coding sequence ATGTTTAAAGGTTTGAGTGATAAATTACAAGAAACTTTTAAAAAGTTATCTGGACAAAGTAAAATCACTGAAAGTAATATCACGGAAGCTTTAAGAGAAGTAAGACTTGCCTTACTTGAAGCAGATGTTAATTACATAGTAGTTAAGAATTTTGTTAAGAGAATAAAAGAAAAAGCACAAGGACAAGAAGTTATTAAAGGTGTAAATCCAAGACAACAGTTTATAAAAATAATAAATGATGAATTAATAGAAGTTTTAGGAGGGCAAAATACAGCTTTAAATAAGGCAACTTCAAAACCTACTATTATTATGCTAGTTGGATTGCAAGGAGCAGGTAAAACTACTTTTGCAGGAAAATTAGCTAAGCTTTTAAAGAAAGAAAAAAATAAAGCATTTTTAATAGGAGCAGATGTATATAGACCAGCTGCTAAGAAACAATTAATGGTACTTGCAAATCAAATAGGAGTTCCATTCTATAGTATAGAAGATAGTAATAATGTATTAGAAATAGTTAATAATGGATTACTAGAGGCTAAAAAAGAAGATGCTGATTATGTATTAATAGATACTGCTGGAAGATTGCATGTTGATGAGGTTTTAATGCAGGAACTTCAAGATGTTAAATCAAGCATTAATCCAACAGAAATTCTGTTAGTTGTAGATGGTATGACAGGGCAAGATGCAGTAAATGTGGCTAAAACATTTAATGATGCTTTAGATATCACAGGAGTAGTAGTTACAAAATTAGATGGTGATACTCGTGGAGGGGCAGCTCTATCTATTAAAGAAATTTCAGGTAAACCTATTAAATATATTTCTGAGGGGGAAAAGCTTGATGATATATCAGTATTTCACCCTGAAAGACTTGCAAGTAGAATACTTGGAATGGGAGATGTAGTATCTTTAGTTGAAAAAGCTAAAGATGCTATAGATGAAAAAGAAGCACGTGAAATGGAAGCAAAATTTAGAAAAAATCAATTTGATTTTGAAGATTTTTTAAAACAATTTAAAATGATTAAAAGAATGGGTTCTCTTGGAGGTATATTAAAAATGCTACCAGGTATGGGAGCTTTAGGAGATATAGATCTTACTGGTGCTGAAAAAGAGATGAAAAAAGTAGAAGCTATAATATATTCTATGACAGTAGAGGAAAGAAGAAATCCTAATCTTTTAAAAGTAAGTAGTAGAAAAACAAGAATAGCAAAAGGTTCAGGTACAGATGTAACACAAATCAATAAATTACTTAAACAATTTGAACAGATGAAACAAATGATGAAAATGTTTAATTCTGGAAATATACCTGGGTTTGGACAAATAGGAAAAAAAAGATAA